One Pyrus communis chromosome 13, drPyrComm1.1, whole genome shotgun sequence genomic window carries:
- the LOC137713002 gene encoding casein kinase 1-like protein 11, whose amino-acid sequence MKHVVAGKFKLGRKIGSGSFGELYLGVNVHSGEEVAVKLEKISDELDKRVKKFLRGAEANLEGLKDKKLKGQLAVREELYGKSAQAAAKAEK is encoded by the exons ATGAAGCATGTGGTTGCTGGGAAGTTTAAGCTGGGGAGGAAGATTGGGAGTGGGTCTTTCGGAGAACTCTATTTAG GTGTAAATGTACACAGTGGGGAGGAGGTGGCTGTTAAGCTG GAGAAGATTTCTGATGAGTTAGATAAGAGAGTGAAGAAGTTTCTTAGAGGAGCAGAAGCAAATTTGGAG GGCTTGAAAGATAAGAAATTGAAGGGCCAACTTGCTGTTAGAGAAGAATTGTATGGAAAATCTGCACAAGCTGCTGCCAAGGCTGAGAAGTGA
- the LOC137712341 gene encoding cytochrome P450 736A117-like: protein MEQSIAHLLEKEGHLPHKVGLYKHSSAENTYMKTHFIFPGRTMMLVNETTSFWQPLAFTLLAIFIILIYRWYSSTTTSNKTSSPPSPPKLPIIGNFHQIDLYPHRSLQTLSQRHGPLMLLHFGYVPVLVVSSAQEAREIMKTHDLTFSDRPKSTNFEKLLYNFRDVASAPYGEYWRQVKSICVINLLSNKRVRSFRFVREEETKTMISNIMKSSPSVLNLSEMFATLTNDVVCRVALGRKYSGEGGMKFEGLLGEFTELLGTTNIGDYIPWLSWLSRVNGLEARFDKVAMKFDDFLDKVVQEHMGQSSESGEDGQQDFVDVLLAFQKENLSGFPIETVSIKALILDMFAAGTDTTYTVLEWAMTELLRHPRVMKKLQNEVREIVRKGEHITEDDLIGMHYLKAVIKETLRLHPPVPLLIPRIAAQDVEIGGYKIKAKTHVMINAWQIGRDPKLYEKPEEFEPERFLNSEIDYKGNDFQLIPFGAGRRVCPGIQFAMAVNEIALANIVHKFDWTLPGGASGEDLDMTESTGITVNTKKFLQQETRIRVQNIFYV from the exons ATGGAGCAATCTATCGCACATCTGCTAGAAAAAGAAGGCCACCTACCCCACAAAGTAGGATTATATAAACACTCAAGCGCAGAGAATACATACATGAAAACACATTTTATTTTCCCAGGTAGGACAATGATGCTGGTGAATGAAACCACCTCCTTTTGGCAACCTTTGGCCTTCACACTTCTGGCCATTTTCATCATTCTCATATACAGATGGTActcctccaccacaacctccaaCAAAACCTCATCACCACCTTCTCCCCCAAAGCTCCCTATCATCGGAAACTTTCACCAAATAGACCTGTACCCTCATCGCTCACTGCAAACATTATCTCAACGCCATGGCCCTCTCATGCTTCTTCACTTCGGATATGTCCCAGTCCTTGTTGTCTCTTCAGCTCAGGAAGCTCGGGAGATCATGAAAACCCATGACCTCACATTTTCTGATCGACCCAAGTCCACCAACTTTGAGAAGCTTCTCTACAACTTCAGAGACGTTGCATCTGCTCCTTATGGTGAGTATTGGAGGCAGGTCAAAAGCATATGTGTCATAAATCTTTTGAGCAACAAAAGGGTTCGCTCTTTTCGCTTTGTTAGAGAAGAGGAAACCAAAACCatgatcagcaacataatgaaGTCATCACCATCAGTTTTGAATTTAAGCGAAATGTTTGCGACGCTTACTAATGATGTTGTATGTAGAGTCGCTCTGGGGAGGAAGTACAGTGGTGAAGGTGGGATGAAGTTTGAGGGACTTCTGGGGGAGTTCACTGAGTTATTGGGAACTACTAACATTGGGGACTATATCCCATGGCTTTCTTGGTTGAGCCGTGTCAACGGTTTGGAAGCCAGGTTCGACAAGGTGGCTATGAAGTTTGATGACTTTTTAGATAAGGTGGTCCAAGAGCATATGGGTCAGAGTTCAGAGAGTGGAGAGGATGGCCAACAGGATTTTGTCGATGTTTTGCTTGCATTTCAGAAAGAAAACTTGTCAGGTTTTCCTATTGAGACAGTTAGTATTAAGGCTCTCATCTTG GATATGTTTGCTGCTGGCACTGATACCACATATACAGTCCTGGAGTGGGCAATGACTGAGCTTTTAAGGCATCCTAGGGTCATGAAAAAGTTGCAGAATGAGGTACGAGAAATAGTTCGAAAGGGAGAACACATAACAGAAGATGATTTGATTGGAATGCACTACTTGAAGGCGGTGATCAAGGAGACTCTTCGCCTACATCCACCAGTTCCATTACTAATTCCCAGGATTGCGGCCCAGGACGTGGAAATAGGTGGTTACAAAATTAAAGCCAAGACACACGTTATGATCAATGCATGGCAAATTGGAAGAGATCCCAAACTATATGAAAAACCAGAGGAGTTTGAGCCAGAAAGGTTCTTGAATAGTGAGATAGATTATAAAGGGAATGACTTTCAGTTAATTCCATTTGGTGCTGGTAGGAGGGTCTGTCCGGGAATTCAGTTTGCCATGGCTGTCAATGAGATTGCGTTGGCAAATATCGTGCACAAGTTCGACTGGACGTTGCCTGGTGGAGCAAGTGGGGAGGATTTAGACATGACTGAATCTACTGGTATaactgtaaacacgaaaaagttcctgcaacaagaaacaagaatacgtgtacaaaatatattttatgtttaa
- the LOC137712339 gene encoding homeobox protein knotted-1-like 3 yields MIEERRPRCSTLERDKLPIQQHEDLTGVDGRMESMDEELNEDGDGSGLGGFIASGSKILVHMLQAEMRQKVLQMSPSVEMKKEHSAGGVDSGKDGEDGKRLPLWRRGMSKLKDQQHVRVHAMEAVMACWELDQSLQSLTGVSTGEGTGATMSDDDDQVDSDINSYDGSLDGPDTMGFGPLVPTESERSAAGGDETPFFFELNCEKSERRA; encoded by the exons ATGATTGAAGAGAGAAGGCCGCGCTGCTCAACCTTAGAGAGAGACAAACTGCCCATACAGCAGCATGAAGATCTTACTGGGGTAGATGGCAGAATGGAGAGCATGGACGAAGAGCTCAACGAAGACGGTGACGGCTCGGGGCTTGGTGGATTTATCGCTAGTGGATCAAAAATCCTTGTCCATATGCTGCAGGCTGAGATGCGGCAGAAGG tgCTGCAAATGTCTCCATCGgtggagatgaagaaggaacACTCCGCGGGAGGAGTTGACAGCGGCAAAGACGGAGAAGACGGCAAACGTCTCCCATTGTGGAGAAGAGGAATGAGCAAGCTCAAGGACCAG CAGCATGTCCGAGTTCACGCCATGGAAGCAGTGATGGCGTGTTGGGAGCTTGATCAGTCTCTGCAAAGCTTAACAGGTGTATCCACGGGTGAAGGAACGGGTGCTACCATGTCCGATGATGATGACCAGGTAGATAGCGACATCAACTCCTATGATGGAAGTCTGGACGGGCCAGACACCATGGGATTTGGCCCTCTTGTTCCGACTGAAAGTGAGAGGTCTGCTGCTGGTGGTGATGAAACGCCATTTTTTTTCGAGTTGAATTGTGAGAAATCAGAGAGAAGAGCTTAA